From the genome of Aricia agestis chromosome 9, ilAriAges1.1, whole genome shotgun sequence, one region includes:
- the LOC121730132 gene encoding myrosinase 1-like isoform X2 — MASSITILAAILVLSHTCQAYTKFPDGFTFGVATAAHQIEGAWDVNGKSENVWDHLTHTKPWMVADFTNGDIACDSYNRYQEDVDELDYLGVDFYRFSLSWSRILPTGRIDQINPDGIRYYNDLLDALAAKNIEPLVTLFHWDLPQSLQDLGGWANPKMVDYFRGYADVCFREFGDKIKSWITFNEPYEICEDAYGDEKKAPAIDSHGVGNYLCSDTLLKAHAEAYHLYDETYRPTQNGKIMISINSIWYEPKDPENAQQVTLAETANQFKFGWFAHPIFTDKGGYPEVMVANVAAQSEGEGLARSRLEQFDDYWIERIKGTSDFLGINHYTTFLVTGPGVDPTAKSPSWLKDIGAVTTMEVGGDSASEWLRVVPSGFANLLRWCKKSYNDPLIYITENGFSDRGTLEDYGRISYYNDYLSAILDVINDDDVKVLGYTAWTLMDNFEWRAGFSERFGFYYVNITDPARPRTPKLSAEYYKQLIANRELPQDDKFKAPSI, encoded by the exons ATGGCGTCTTCTATAACAATACTTGCTGCCATCCTAGTCCTGAGTCATAC ATGCCAGGCGTACACAAAATTCCCTGATGGGTTTACTTTCGGTGTGGCAACGGCTGCGCATCAGATAGAAGGTGCTTGGGACGTCAACG GTAAATCCGAAAACGTGTGGGACCACCTCACCCACACTAAACCATGGATGGTAGCGGACTTCACGAATGGGGACATTGCGTGCGACTCCTACAACAG GTACCAGGAGGACGTGGACGAGCTGGACTACCTGGGCGTGGACTTCTACCGGTTCTCCCTGTCTTGGTCCCGCATCCTGCCCACCGGCCGCATCGACCAAATCAACCCGGATGGCATCAGATACTACAATGATTTGCTGGACGCTTTGGCGGCGAAGAATATTGAGCCGTTG GTAACTCTTTTCCACTGGGACCTCCCGCAATCTCTCCAAGACCTGGGCGGCTGGGCCAACCCCAAAATGGTCGACTACTTCCGCGGCTACGCCGACGTGTGCTTCCGGGAGTTTGGGGACAAGATCAAGTCTTGGATCACCTTCAACGAACCCTACGAGATCTGCGAGGACGCATACGGTGATGAGAAGAAAGCCCCAGCGATTGACAGTCATGGTGTTGGCAACTATCTGTGCAGCGACACCCTGTTGAAGGCCCATGCTGAGGCCTACCACCTTTACGACGAGACGTACAGACCGACACAGAATGGAAAGATTATGATCTCAATCAACTCTATCTGGTACGAGCCGAAAGATCCTGAGAACGCCCAACAAGTCACTCTGGCTGAAACCGCCAACCAGTTCAAA TTTGGCTGGTTTGCCCACCCCATATTCACCGACAAAGGAGGGTACCCTGAAGTGATGGTCGCGAACGTGGCAGCCCAGAGTGAAGGCGAAGGCCTAGCCAGGTCCCGTCTGGAGCAGTTCGACGACTATTGGATCGAGAGAATCAAGGGGACATCCGACTTTCTGGGCATCAACCATTACACCACCTTCCTAGTGACCGGCCCAGGAGTAGACCCGACTGCCAAGTCTCCCTCGTGGTTGAAGGATATCGGTGCAGTCACAACCATGGAAGTCGGTGGGGACTCAGCTTCAGAGTGGCTTAGG GTGGTACCGTCCGGTTTCGCTAATTTGTTGAGATGGTGCAAGAAATCTTACAACGATCCCCTGATTTATATTACTGAAAACGGATTCTCTGATCGAGGTACACTGGAAGATTACGGAAGAATTTCTTACTATAAT GACTACTTGTCTGCGATACTGGATGTGATTAACGATGACGACGTGAAGGTGCTGGGCTACACGGCTTGGACTTTGATGGACAATTTCGAATGGCGTGCTGGATTTTC ggaaCGCTTCGGCTTTTACTACGTGAACATAACTGATCCGGCCAGGCCGAGGACACCTAAACTATCAGCGGAGTACTACAAGCAGCTGATAGCTAACCGAGAGCTACCTCAAGATGACAAATTCAAGGCTCCCTCT ATATAA
- the LOC121730148 gene encoding uncharacterized protein LOC121730148: MMKPYKRTDKVFRIQLQNASSFGKSILLLKEFSKDLQALWRHSSAFPTFFKLIGVFLLCLIVLVPLCYPIFVVITTYFTCKALFLSFWLDQHWRLFPKHVFNDAISLFHPSCKPQDVWKVREALSRGLLVVYSLATSVDYLFVIQSVLDG; encoded by the exons ATGATGAAGCCATACAAGAGAACCGATAAGGTGTTCAGGATTCAA CTTCAGAACGCCAGCAGCTTCGGAAAATCCATACTGCTGTTGAAGGAATTCAGCAAAGATCTCCAAGCGTTGTGGCGACATAGCTCAGCTTTTCCTACGTTCTTCAAACTCATTGGAGTATTCCTTCTCTGTCTGATCGTTCTAGTACCACTATGTTACCCAATTTTCGTGGTTATTACCACATATTTCACATGCAAAGCTTTATTTCTAAG CTTCTGGCTAGATCAACATTGGCGATTGTTTCCCAAACATGTTTTCAATGACGCTATTTCCTTGTTTCACCCATCATGTAAACCTCAGGATGTGTGGAAGGTTCGAGAGGCTCTGAGCCGTGGTCTACTCGTCGTCTACTCCTTGGCTACCTCAGTAGACTATCTATTCGTAATACAAAGTGTATTAGACGGATAG
- the LOC121730132 gene encoding myrosinase 1-like isoform X3 yields the protein MVADFTNGDIACDSYNRYQEDVDELDYLGVDFYRFSLSWSRILPTGRIDQINPDGIRYYNDLLDALAAKNIEPLVTLFHWDLPQSLQDLGGWANPKMVDYFRGYADVCFREFGDKIKSWITFNEPYEICEDAYGDEKKAPAIDSHGVGNYLCSDTLLKAHAEAYHLYDETYRPTQNGKIMISINSIWYEPKDPENAQQVTLAETANQFKFGWFAHPIFTDKGGYPEVMVANVAAQSEGEGLARSRLEQFDDYWIERIKGTSDFLGINHYTTFLVTGPGVDPTAKSPSWLKDIGAVTTMEVGGDSASEWLRVVPSGFANLLRWCKKSYNDPLIYITENGFSDRGTLEDYGRISYYNDYLSAILDVINDDDVKVLGYTAWTLMDNFEWRAGFSERFGFYYVNITDPARPRTPKLSAEYYKQLIANRELPQDDKFKAPSARRQ from the exons ATGGTAGCGGACTTCACGAATGGGGACATTGCGTGCGACTCCTACAACAG GTACCAGGAGGACGTGGACGAGCTGGACTACCTGGGCGTGGACTTCTACCGGTTCTCCCTGTCTTGGTCCCGCATCCTGCCCACCGGCCGCATCGACCAAATCAACCCGGATGGCATCAGATACTACAATGATTTGCTGGACGCTTTGGCGGCGAAGAATATTGAGCCGTTG GTAACTCTTTTCCACTGGGACCTCCCGCAATCTCTCCAAGACCTGGGCGGCTGGGCCAACCCCAAAATGGTCGACTACTTCCGCGGCTACGCCGACGTGTGCTTCCGGGAGTTTGGGGACAAGATCAAGTCTTGGATCACCTTCAACGAACCCTACGAGATCTGCGAGGACGCATACGGTGATGAGAAGAAAGCCCCAGCGATTGACAGTCATGGTGTTGGCAACTATCTGTGCAGCGACACCCTGTTGAAGGCCCATGCTGAGGCCTACCACCTTTACGACGAGACGTACAGACCGACACAGAATGGAAAGATTATGATCTCAATCAACTCTATCTGGTACGAGCCGAAAGATCCTGAGAACGCCCAACAAGTCACTCTGGCTGAAACCGCCAACCAGTTCAAA TTTGGCTGGTTTGCCCACCCCATATTCACCGACAAAGGAGGGTACCCTGAAGTGATGGTCGCGAACGTGGCAGCCCAGAGTGAAGGCGAAGGCCTAGCCAGGTCCCGTCTGGAGCAGTTCGACGACTATTGGATCGAGAGAATCAAGGGGACATCCGACTTTCTGGGCATCAACCATTACACCACCTTCCTAGTGACCGGCCCAGGAGTAGACCCGACTGCCAAGTCTCCCTCGTGGTTGAAGGATATCGGTGCAGTCACAACCATGGAAGTCGGTGGGGACTCAGCTTCAGAGTGGCTTAGG GTGGTACCGTCCGGTTTCGCTAATTTGTTGAGATGGTGCAAGAAATCTTACAACGATCCCCTGATTTATATTACTGAAAACGGATTCTCTGATCGAGGTACACTGGAAGATTACGGAAGAATTTCTTACTATAAT GACTACTTGTCTGCGATACTGGATGTGATTAACGATGACGACGTGAAGGTGCTGGGCTACACGGCTTGGACTTTGATGGACAATTTCGAATGGCGTGCTGGATTTTC ggaaCGCTTCGGCTTTTACTACGTGAACATAACTGATCCGGCCAGGCCGAGGACACCTAAACTATCAGCGGAGTACTACAAGCAGCTGATAGCTAACCGAGAGCTACCTCAAGATGACAAATTCAAGGCTCCCTCT gCAAGGAGGCAGTAG
- the LOC121730132 gene encoding myrosinase 1-like isoform X1 produces the protein MASSITILAAILVLSHTCQAYTKFPDGFTFGVATAAHQIEGAWDVNGKSENVWDHLTHTKPWMVADFTNGDIACDSYNRYQEDVDELDYLGVDFYRFSLSWSRILPTGRIDQINPDGIRYYNDLLDALAAKNIEPLVTLFHWDLPQSLQDLGGWANPKMVDYFRGYADVCFREFGDKIKSWITFNEPYEICEDAYGDEKKAPAIDSHGVGNYLCSDTLLKAHAEAYHLYDETYRPTQNGKIMISINSIWYEPKDPENAQQVTLAETANQFKFGWFAHPIFTDKGGYPEVMVANVAAQSEGEGLARSRLEQFDDYWIERIKGTSDFLGINHYTTFLVTGPGVDPTAKSPSWLKDIGAVTTMEVGGDSASEWLRVVPSGFANLLRWCKKSYNDPLIYITENGFSDRGTLEDYGRISYYNDYLSAILDVINDDDVKVLGYTAWTLMDNFEWRAGFSERFGFYYVNITDPARPRTPKLSAEYYKQLIANRELPQDDKFKAPSARRQ, from the exons ATGGCGTCTTCTATAACAATACTTGCTGCCATCCTAGTCCTGAGTCATAC ATGCCAGGCGTACACAAAATTCCCTGATGGGTTTACTTTCGGTGTGGCAACGGCTGCGCATCAGATAGAAGGTGCTTGGGACGTCAACG GTAAATCCGAAAACGTGTGGGACCACCTCACCCACACTAAACCATGGATGGTAGCGGACTTCACGAATGGGGACATTGCGTGCGACTCCTACAACAG GTACCAGGAGGACGTGGACGAGCTGGACTACCTGGGCGTGGACTTCTACCGGTTCTCCCTGTCTTGGTCCCGCATCCTGCCCACCGGCCGCATCGACCAAATCAACCCGGATGGCATCAGATACTACAATGATTTGCTGGACGCTTTGGCGGCGAAGAATATTGAGCCGTTG GTAACTCTTTTCCACTGGGACCTCCCGCAATCTCTCCAAGACCTGGGCGGCTGGGCCAACCCCAAAATGGTCGACTACTTCCGCGGCTACGCCGACGTGTGCTTCCGGGAGTTTGGGGACAAGATCAAGTCTTGGATCACCTTCAACGAACCCTACGAGATCTGCGAGGACGCATACGGTGATGAGAAGAAAGCCCCAGCGATTGACAGTCATGGTGTTGGCAACTATCTGTGCAGCGACACCCTGTTGAAGGCCCATGCTGAGGCCTACCACCTTTACGACGAGACGTACAGACCGACACAGAATGGAAAGATTATGATCTCAATCAACTCTATCTGGTACGAGCCGAAAGATCCTGAGAACGCCCAACAAGTCACTCTGGCTGAAACCGCCAACCAGTTCAAA TTTGGCTGGTTTGCCCACCCCATATTCACCGACAAAGGAGGGTACCCTGAAGTGATGGTCGCGAACGTGGCAGCCCAGAGTGAAGGCGAAGGCCTAGCCAGGTCCCGTCTGGAGCAGTTCGACGACTATTGGATCGAGAGAATCAAGGGGACATCCGACTTTCTGGGCATCAACCATTACACCACCTTCCTAGTGACCGGCCCAGGAGTAGACCCGACTGCCAAGTCTCCCTCGTGGTTGAAGGATATCGGTGCAGTCACAACCATGGAAGTCGGTGGGGACTCAGCTTCAGAGTGGCTTAGG GTGGTACCGTCCGGTTTCGCTAATTTGTTGAGATGGTGCAAGAAATCTTACAACGATCCCCTGATTTATATTACTGAAAACGGATTCTCTGATCGAGGTACACTGGAAGATTACGGAAGAATTTCTTACTATAAT GACTACTTGTCTGCGATACTGGATGTGATTAACGATGACGACGTGAAGGTGCTGGGCTACACGGCTTGGACTTTGATGGACAATTTCGAATGGCGTGCTGGATTTTC ggaaCGCTTCGGCTTTTACTACGTGAACATAACTGATCCGGCCAGGCCGAGGACACCTAAACTATCAGCGGAGTACTACAAGCAGCTGATAGCTAACCGAGAGCTACCTCAAGATGACAAATTCAAGGCTCCCTCT gCAAGGAGGCAGTAG